Proteins co-encoded in one Pseudoliparis swirei isolate HS2019 ecotype Mariana Trench chromosome 7, NWPU_hadal_v1, whole genome shotgun sequence genomic window:
- the LOC130197320 gene encoding corticotropin-releasing factor-binding protein-like: MCWIEDQTNRPASDGSHQASPEELRWKLQESLYRETHFRMSVALRAQLFLFLISLSSRTGLCRYIEDNDAADGLYSLLGLDQKRESEDFIFRRPLRCLDMLATEGDFTFVASQPQLACASFIIAEPNEVISLELSDVNIDCGAGDFIKMFDGWVLKGEKFPSKRDHQLPLHQRYTDYCSSTAPRGAASRSSQNVAMIFFRIRSPDSGFTLAVRKMHNPFPCNIMSQSPEGSFTMVMPHQHRNCSFSIIYPVEIRMTDLSLGQAKSNELSPKGQIWAGCSGSGDYVELLGGNGVDTSMMFPMADLCYSLTGLAQMKIGCDNSVVRLVSSGNYINRVSFQYRLLEHRELPKNRENALDNFCSVE; encoded by the exons CTCCAGGAATCACTTTACCGAGAGACGCACTTCAGGATGTCCGTGGCTCTGCGCGCGCAGCTGTTCCTCTTTCTGATCTCCCTCTCGTCGAGGACCGGGCTCTGTCGCTACATTGAG GACAAcgatgctgctgatggattataCTCTCTGCTCGGGTTGGACCAGAAAAGAGAGTCAGAGGATTTTATTTTCCGCCGACCTCTCA gATGTTTGGACATGCTGGCCACCGAGGGCGACTTCACCTTCGTGGCGTCTCAACCACAGCTGGCCTGCGCCTCCTTCATCATCGCTGAGCCCAACGAAGTCATCAGCCTGGAGCTGTCCGATGTCAACATCGACTGCGGCGCCGGAGACTTCATCAAG ATGTTTGACGGCTGGGTGCTGAAGGGAGAGAAGTTCCCCAGCAAGCGGGACCACCAGCTGCCTCTACACCAGCGCTACACGGACTACTGCTCCTCCACCGCACCGCGGGGGGCCGCCAGCCGCTCCTCTCAGAACGTGGCCATGATCTTCTTTCGCATCCGAAGCCCCGACAGCGGCTTCACCCTCGCCGTCAGAAAGATGCACAACCCCTTCC ccTGTAACATCATGTCTCAGAGTCCAGAGGGCAGCTTCACCATGGTGATGCCACACCAGCACAGGAACTGCAGCTTCTCCATCATCTACCCCGTGGAGATCCGAATGACAGATCTGAGCCTCGGGCAGGCCAAAAGCAATGAACTCAGCCcaaag GGACAGATATGGGCGGGCTGTTCGGGGTCAGGTGACTACGTGGAGCTGCTTGGGGGCAATGGGGTGGACACCTCTATGATGTTCCCCATGGCTGACCTCTGTTACTCCCTCACGGGGCTCG CCCAGATGAAGATTGGTTGTGATAACTCGGTGGTGAGGCTGGTGTCCAGTGGGAACTACATCAACCGCGTTTCCTTCCAGTACCGACTACTGGAGCACCGCGAGCTCCCCAAGAACCGAGAGAACGCTCTGGATAACTTCTGCTCTGTGGAATGA